The Flavobacteriales bacterium DNA segment GGTACACAAGCAGTAATTGTAGCTAAAGAAACTGCTACTAAAACGGTTAATTTATTCATTCTTTAAATTTAAATTTTCGAAGTAAAAAATACATTTGATAAATCACGATAGTCCATTGCATTAATAGGAAGCCCTACTACATTTTCTTTAACTAGTCTTACATAGTCGGCATAATACAACGGTAAAAAGGCCGCATCTTCTATTAATATTTTATCACATTCTTGGTATAATCGAACTCTTTCTTTCTCATCTGCGGTTTGCATTGCTTTTTCAAATAAAGCATCAAATTCAGGATTAACATATCTTGCAGAATTTACCATAGAAAAGGCATGAGGATCCTTTGGTACTGTTCTTCCGTAATACATTTCTAAAAATGTTGAAGCATCTGGATAATCGGCAACCCACCCTCTTCTTGAGAATTCCATTGAACCTGTTCTCATCTTATCTTGTATTGTGGTAAATGGTATCACATCTATGTTTACATGGATTCCTAAGTTCTTTTGGAACATATTATATAAAGCCTCAGCTACTCGGGTATTAATCCCTCCCCCATCACTTAATGTTAATGTTAAACTAGGAAAACCATCTCCATTAGGATAACCAGCTTCAGCTAACAACTGTCTTGCTTTTTCTGGATTAAACTTATAGCCATTAACAACAGAGTTGTCATAACCTGGGAAATTTGGAATTACACCATGATGTGCAGGTTCTCCGTCTCCTCTTAGAACATTTTGTACTAAACTTTTTCTATCGATAGCATAACAAAAAGCCTTACGAATTCGAATATCTTTAAAAATTTCCCCTGTATGCAAAAAGTCATAATTTTGAACATTTAATGCTGCTGTTTGTTGGTAAACAAAAGCAGTATTTCGACCTTTTATTGCTTCATCTAATCCTACCAATACTGCTTCCATTTCATCTACAGGAAGTTTTGAAATCATATCTAAATTGTCTTTCTTAAAGTTTAGTAACTCTGATTTTTTATCTCTAGTAAAAGTCACTTTAACTAAATCTAGATATGGTAATTGATTTCCATACTTATCTTTTCTCCAATAGTTAGGGTTTCTTTTTAAACGAACCTGATTCCCTTCTTTTACAGCGTCTAACATAAAAGGTCCTGTTCCTACGGTATGATTTCTTAAATCTTCACCATATTTTTCAAAAGCTTCTTTAGGAAAAATCCAACAAGCATTGTGTACTAAAACCTTAGGAAAGAAAGACATTGGTTTTACCAAACTAATTTCCAAAGTATAATCATCAACTACTTTAATTCCTTCTACACCACCAGGAACTTTTTTCCCTTGGCTTGTCTTTTCATAATGCTCATTAACTCCTTTGACTTTATTTTGAAAGATATAAAATGTGTTGTTTTGAGGATATGCAGTTCCCAATAAATCGTAACAGTACTTGATATCATGAGCTGTTAACTTTCTTCCTTTCCCATCCTTAAAACATGCATCATCATGGAAGTATACATTCTCTTCCAATTTAAACGTCCATACCGAAGCATCTTCATTTGGTGTAAAACTCTTAGCTAAACAAGGCAATACGTCTAATGTCTTCTCGTCTAATTTGACTAAACTTTCGAAAATTTGATTGCCAATATGAACACTAACCTCATCATTTATCCCTTGTGGAAATAGCGTTTTAAAAGTTGAAGATTCATTCATTCTAAAAAGCCCTCCATATTGAATTTGAATATCTTCTCCATGTTGTTTTACAGTTCCTTGCGCAACTCTATTTTCAACCTTTTGGATTTTTTTTTCAGCTTTTTCACCTCCACAATTTACAAGCAGGAATATACTACAAACCCAACCTATATACTTTACCGTCAACTTCATATAGAATAAATTTTGCCTAATAGTAACAAATATACAAGAAAATACCACATTTAATAAAATAACTAAAAAAAATAGCCTGATTTCAATTAAAATCAGGCTATTAAATCTATTTTTCAGTTTACTCAGTGCTTATGCATCATCCTTTCCTTTTTCTCCAAAATTAAACAATAATGAAAAACGGATGGTATTGGCAATTGGGCTTTGTTGAGTTAAAGCCACTAAATACGATAAATCCAATTGGAAAACTTGAAAACGAACTCCAGCTCCCATTGATACAAACTGACGGTTTCCTTTTGTTGGTGCTTCATAAAAATAACCTGCTCTAACAGCAAAAACGTTATTGTATAAATACTCCCCACCAGCAGAGATGTTGATTTCAGATAATTCTTCTTTAAATCGACTTCCCTTTTCAACTTCTACTGTTGTCCCATTATCATCTGTAATTACAATTCCTGGAGCATCAGAAAAAGAACCAAAAATACCAGAGGCTACTCCAACATCGTTACTTCTTCCAGAAAACACAATTGGATTTCCTTCGATATCATAATCTACTAATCCATTAGTTGTTTTATAAACAGGTGCTGTTGGCACTAATAATTTATTCGCATCTAATGCTACAGTAAACTTATTAAAATCATCTATTTCAACATTTAAAGCAGTTCCTAACCTAAGGTTAGTAGGAATAAAATCTCTATCAGCACCATCTGTATATGCCATTTTAGCTCCAATATTCGAAACGTTTAATCCGGCAGCCAAAGTAGCTTTACGTTCTTTAATTTCAAATTCATTGGATTGATAATATCCTGAAACATCTGCTGCAACCGATTGTCCTGCCTTAGTATTTGCTCCTTGAACTGAAGTTCCTCCAGTTAAATTAGAATTCACATATCTTGCTGCTAAACCTACCGAAAAGTTTTCACTTAGTTTTCTAGCATAAGCACCGTCAATAGCGAACTCGCTAGGATTAAAATCTCTAATTGTTCCCCCTGTTTGATCTGTAAAAGTGATGTTTCCAAGAGAAAAATATCTTAAAGACCCACTCACTGAAGAAAAGTCATCAATCTTTTTATAACCTGTAACATAAGCTAAATTGATGTCATTAACTAACCTTCTCAACCAAGGAGAATAAGACATTGAAAACCCTGCATCTTTTTCAATAAAAGCTAACTTAGACGGATTCCAATGTATTGAATTTGCATCAGGGCTAATTGCAACTCCTACATCTCCCATTGCACCAGACCTAGAATCAGGCGTTATCAATAAAAACGGTACTGCAGTTGTAATGGTATTAATTTGTTTCCCTGCTAATTGCTGAGATGACAATTGAGCATTTACAACCGAACTTGAAGCTAAAACACCTCCTGCGAGCAATGTGGTTATTTTGGTTTTAATGTTCATCATTTAATAATATGTGAAAAACAAATATACGTAAAACCTCTTTCTTTTATTGTCTATCAACATCTTTTTTTTGTATTTCCTTTTAAAAGTGAATATCTAGCAAAGTTTTTTTTACTTTTGAAAACAGAAGTTCTTATCAATCCTTTTATTCAATAGAAATTACTGTTTTTAGGGCTATTGGTGTTAATTTTTAGAAACATAGCTAGGCTATTGCTTCTGATAAAACACCTCCATAAATCTTAAGAATAGCTTAATTTCATTTGTATAGGTTTAAGAAGCACTTCACTAAACAGAGAACTTAATATAATTACACATGTCTATACCACAATTAAAACCTTTAAAATTTAATCGTAAAACATTAACTGATGAAGAGTTGATCAACTTTTATCATTCCTTAATATTACCAAGATTAATAGAAGAAAAAATGTT contains these protein-coding regions:
- a CDS encoding ABC transporter substrate-binding protein produces the protein MKLTVKYIGWVCSIFLLVNCGGEKAEKKIQKVENRVAQGTVKQHGEDIQIQYGGLFRMNESSTFKTLFPQGINDEVSVHIGNQIFESLVKLDEKTLDVLPCLAKSFTPNEDASVWTFKLEENVYFHDDACFKDGKGRKLTAHDIKYCYDLLGTAYPQNNTFYIFQNKVKGVNEHYEKTSQGKKVPGGVEGIKVVDDYTLEISLVKPMSFFPKVLVHNACWIFPKEAFEKYGEDLRNHTVGTGPFMLDAVKEGNQVRLKRNPNYWRKDKYGNQLPYLDLVKVTFTRDKKSELLNFKKDNLDMISKLPVDEMEAVLVGLDEAIKGRNTAFVYQQTAALNVQNYDFLHTGEIFKDIRIRKAFCYAIDRKSLVQNVLRGDGEPAHHGVIPNFPGYDNSVVNGYKFNPEKARQLLAEAGYPNGDGFPSLTLTLSDGGGINTRVAEALYNMFQKNLGIHVNIDVIPFTTIQDKMRTGSMEFSRRGWVADYPDASTFLEMYYGRTVPKDPHAFSMVNSARYVNPEFDALFEKAMQTADEKERVRLYQECDKILIEDAAFLPLYYADYVRLVKENVVGLPINAMDYRDLSNVFFTSKI
- the porV gene encoding type IX secretion system outer membrane channel protein PorV yields the protein MMNIKTKITTLLAGGVLASSSVVNAQLSSQQLAGKQINTITTAVPFLLITPDSRSGAMGDVGVAISPDANSIHWNPSKLAFIEKDAGFSMSYSPWLRRLVNDINLAYVTGYKKIDDFSSVSGSLRYFSLGNITFTDQTGGTIRDFNPSEFAIDGAYARKLSENFSVGLAARYVNSNLTGGTSVQGANTKAGQSVAADVSGYYQSNEFEIKERKATLAAGLNVSNIGAKMAYTDGADRDFIPTNLRLGTALNVEIDDFNKFTVALDANKLLVPTAPVYKTTNGLVDYDIEGNPIVFSGRSNDVGVASGIFGSFSDAPGIVITDDNGTTVEVEKGSRFKEELSEINISAGGEYLYNNVFAVRAGYFYEAPTKGNRQFVSMGAGVRFQVFQLDLSYLVALTQQSPIANTIRFSLLFNFGEKGKDDA